From Eschrichtius robustus isolate mEscRob2 chromosome 7, mEscRob2.pri, whole genome shotgun sequence, a single genomic window includes:
- the RBP4 gene encoding retinol-binding protein 4: MEWVWALVLLAALGSARAERDCRVSSFRVKENFDKARFSGTWYAMAKKDPKGLFLQDNIVAQFMNENGHMTATAKGRVRLFNNWDLCADMLGTFTDTEDPAKFKMKYWGVASFLQKGNDDHWIIDTDYDTYAVQYSCRLLNFDGTCADSYSFVFARDLNGFSPEVQKIVRQRQEELCLARQYRLIVHNGYCDGESE, translated from the exons ATGGAGTGGGTGTGGGCGCTGGTGCTACTGGCGGCGCTGGGCAGCGCCCGGGCGGAGCGCGACTGCCGGGTGAGCAGCTTCCGAGTCAAGGAGAACTTCGACAAGGCTCGC TTCTCCGGCACCTGGTACGCCATGGCCAAGAAGGACCCCAAGGGCCTCTTTCTGCAGGACAACATCGTCGCCCAGTTCATGAACGAGAATGGCCACATGACAGCCACGGCCAAGGGCCGAGTCCGTCTCTTTAA TAATTGGGACCTGTGCGCAGACATGCTGGGCACCTTCACAGACACCGAGGACCCTGCCAAGTTCAAGATGAAGTACTGGGGCGTAGCGTCCTTTCTCCAGAAAGGAA ACGATGACCACTGGATCATTGACACGGACTACGACACCTATGCTGTGCAGTACTCCTGCCGCCTCCTGAACTTCGATGGCACCTGCGCCGACAGCTACTCCTTCGTGTTCGCCCGTGACCTGAATGGCTTTTCCCCGGAGGTGCAGAAAATCGtgaggcagaggcaggaggagcTGTGCCTGGCCAGGCAGTACCGGCTGATCGTTCACAATG